A genomic stretch from Musa acuminata AAA Group cultivar baxijiao unplaced genomic scaffold, Cavendish_Baxijiao_AAA HiC_scaffold_1138, whole genome shotgun sequence includes:
- the LOC135671132 gene encoding eukaryotic translation initiation factor 3 subunit G-like: protein MAVDMGKLRWGELEDDAEDLDFLLPPRVVVGPDENGVKKVIEYRFDEEGNKVRVTTTTRVRKLTRARLSKRALERRSWPKFGDAAHEDAGARLTMVSTEEIILERPRAPGSILSLPFLLVTFFLLFLSGRLGSHLFRVFY from the coding sequence ATGGCGGTGGACATGGGGAAGCTGCGATGGGGGGAGCTGGAGGACGACGCCGAGGACCTGGATTTCCTGCTGCCGCCGCGGGTGGTGGTGGGGCCTGACGAGAACGGCGTGAAGAAGGTGATCGAGTACCGGTTCGACGAGGAGGGGAACAAGGTGCGGGTCACCACCACCACCCGCGTCCGCAAGCTCACCCGCGCCCGCCTCAGCAAGCGCGCCCTCGAGCGCCGATCCTGGCCCAAGTTCGGCGATGCCGCCCACGAGGACGCCGGCGCCCGCCTCACCATGGTCTCCACCGAGGAGATCATCCTCGAGCGCCCTCGCGCCCCCGGTTCGATCCTTTCCCTTCCCTTCCTCCTCGTTaccttctttctcctttttctttccggGAGACTCGGTAGTCATCTTTTTAGGGTTTTCTATTAA